From the Pseudomonas syringae KCTC 12500 genome, the window CGTCGCCGATACCCATAGGGTTTATCTGCTTTGAGGGATACATATGAAGCTCCAACAACTGCGCTACATTTGGGAAGTGGCGCACCACGACCTCAACGTTTCCGCGACGGCCCAGAGCCTTTACACCTCCCAGCCCGGCATCAGCAAGCAGATCCGTCTGCTTGAAGATGAACTGGGCGTCGAGGTTTTCGCCCGCAGCGGCAAGCACCTGACGCGTGTGACACCTGCAGGCGAGCGCATCATCACGACAGCGGGCGAGATCCTGCGCAAGGTCGAGAGCATCAAGCAGATTGCCCAGGAATTCTCCAACGAGAAGAAGGGCACGCTGTCGATTGCCACCACTCACACCCAGGCGCGCTATGCCTTGCCGCCGGTGATCAGCAACTTCATCAAGCAATACCCGGATGTCGCGCTGCACATGCACCAGGGTTCACCGATGCAGATCGCCGAAATGGCCGCTGACGGGACGGTTGACTTCGCCATCGCCACCGAGGCGCTCGAGCAGTTCAGCGATCTGGTGATGATGCCGTGCTATCGCTGGAACCGTTGCATTGTCGTGCCGCAGGGTCACCCGTTGACCAAGGCGCCGAAGCTGACGCTGGAACTGCTGGCTGAATACCCGATCGTGACTTACGTCTTCGGCTTCACCGGTCGTTCCAAGCTGGACGAAGCGTTCAGCCATCGCGGGCTGGTGCCCAAGGTCGTGTTCACGGCGGCGGATGCCGACGTGATCAAGACCTATGTCAGGCTGAACCTGGGGGTGGGGATCGTGGCAAGAATGGCGATAGACGAGGCAGTGGACAGCGACCTGGTGGTGCTCGATGCCAGTGATCTGTTCGAGTCCAGCGTTACAAAAATTGCCTTCCGTCGCGGCACCTTCCTGCGTGGCTTCATGTGCGATTTCATCGAGAAATTTGCGCCGCACCTGACCCGTGAAGTCATGGCCAAGGCGATTCAGTGCCATAACAAGCAGGAAATGGAAGAGCTGTTTGCCAATGTCGAGCTGCCGGTGCATTAGAAGCAGTTTTGAGCTACAAGCTGCAAGCTGCAAGTAAAAGCGCGCAGGCTGTAGCTTGTAGCTTGTAGCTTGTAGCTTGTAGCTCGCGACGTCAGTCGCGCACTATCAGATTGCCCGCATGCAGCCCGCATTCCTTCTGCGTGGCTTCTTCCCACCACCAGCGACCCTCGCGCTCGTGCTGGTTCGGCAATACCGGGCGGGTGCAGGGTTCGCAGCCGATGCTGATGAAGCCGCGCTCGTGCAGGCTGTTGTAGGGCAGCTCCAGCATGCGGATGTAGCCCCAGATTTCCTCACTGCTCATCTGCGCTAGCGGGTTGAATTTGTACAGCGTGCGCTCGGCTGTCGAAAAAGCGCTGTCGATTTCCAACGCGGCAACGGCGCTGCGCGTGCCGGGGCTCTGATCACGGCGCTGGCCGGTTGCCCAGGCGCTGACGCCAGACAGTTTGCGCCGCAGCGGCTCGATCTTGCGGATGCCGCAGCATTCGCCATGGCCGTCCCGGTAAAAGCTGAACAGGCCCTTTTCCTTGACGAAAGGTTCAAGCTTGCTGTGATCGGGCGAAACGATCTCGATCTCGATCTTGTAGTGCTCGCGGACCTGCTCGATGAAACGATAGGTTTCCGCATGCAGGCGCCCTGTATCGAGGCTGAAGACCTTGACGTTCTTGTTCAGCTTCCAGGCCATGTCGACCAGAACCACGTCCTCGGCACCGCTGAAAGAGATCCACAGTTCGTCGCCGAAGTGCTCGAAGGCCAGTTTCAGAATGTCTTGTGCAGATTTGTTCGCATAGGTCGTCGCCAGTTCAGCGACGTCGAAAGGTTGGCTCATCAGGCGGCTTCCTAAAATGCAAGAGTGGCGCTTAAGCGCTCGTGATGGCGGCAATGGTAACAAAATCCGCTGTTCAGTGGCCGCTGCCAGCGGCTAGAGTGCCACTTCCGCCGAGAGTGAATGGTCTGAGGAGTGTGCTGTGGAAATTGCCTGTCTGGACCTTGAGGGTGTGCTGGTCCCGGAAATCTGGATCGCCTTTGCCGAGAAAACCGGCATCGAATCGCTGCGTGCTACCACGCGGGACATTCCCGACTACGACGTGCTGATGAAGCAGCGCCTGCGCATTCTCGATGAACATGGTCTGAAACTGGCGGATATTCAGGAAGTGATCGGCACCCTCAAGCCCCTGGAGGGCGCCGTGGACTTCGTCAACTGGCTGCGCGAGCGGTTTCAGGTGGTGATTCTCTCGGACACGTTCTACGAGTTTTCTCAGCCGCTGATGCGGCAACTGGGTTTTCCGACCCTGCTGTGTCATCGCCTGATCACTGACGAGACCGACCGGGTGGTCAGTTACCAGTTGCGCCAGAAAGACCCCAAGCGTCAGTCGGTGCTGGCCTTCAAGAGCCTGTATTACCGGATCATTGCTGCCGGCGATTCGTATAATGACACGACCATGCTGGGCGAGGCCGATGCTGGCATCCTGTTCCACGCTCCTGACAACGTGATCCGCGAATTCCCGCAGTTTCCGGCGGTGCACACTTTCGATGACCTGAAAAAGGAATTCATCAAGGCCTCGAATCGGGATTTGATGCTTTGAGGGCGAAGCCTCGGTTGCGCGCGACTGGAGACAGTTGACGCAGAGCGTCACGAAATGATCTGGCTATCGTGCCGACGCTCTGCGTCGGTACGCCGTTCTGGACGCTCTGCGTCCTCTTTGCGACGCAGAGCGGTTCAGAGTGCTTCAAGCGTCTCCAGCAGTACGCGGACTTTGGTGAAGGTTTCCTGATATTCCGCCTCGCAGTCCGAGTCGGCGACGATGCCGCCACCGCCCCAGCAGGAAATCTGTCCGTCTTTGACCAGCAGGCTGCGGATGGCGATCGAGCTGTCCATTTCGCCGCGCACGTCCAGGTACATCAGTGAGCCGCAATACAGGCTGCGGCGGGTCGGCTCCAGCTCGTCGATGATCTGCATGGCGCGGATCTTCGGTGCGCCGGTGATGGAGCCGCCGGGGAAGCTGCCGCCGATCAGGTCCAGTGCATCGTTGCCAGCGGCCAGCTCTCCGGTCACGCTGCTGACCAGATGGTGCACATTGGGGTAGCTTTCCAGGCTGAACAGCTCGGGGACTTTCACCGAGCCGATGCGGCAGCTGCGGCCCAGGTCGTTGCGCAGCAAATCGACGATCATCAGGTTCTCTGCGCGGTCCTTGTCGCTGGCCAGCAGTTCGGCGGCGAAGGCAGCATCCTGCGCCGGGTCGGCGCTGCGTGGCCGCGTGCCTTTGATCGGGCGGGTTTCGACCTGCCGGGCGCTGACCCGCACGAAGCGCTCGGGAGAAAGACTCAGAATCGCATCGGCCCCCGGCAGGCTCAGGTAGCCGGCGAACGGCGTCGGGCAAGCTGCTCGCAGCGCACAATAGGCGGCCCATGGGTCACCGACGCACTGCGCCTGAAAGCGTTGTGCAAAGTTGACCTGGTAGCAGTCACCGGCCTGAATGTAGGCCTGAATGCGTTCGAAAGCATGGCGATAGTTATCCGCGCTGATG encodes:
- the cysB gene encoding HTH-type transcriptional regulator CysB → MKLQQLRYIWEVAHHDLNVSATAQSLYTSQPGISKQIRLLEDELGVEVFARSGKHLTRVTPAGERIITTAGEILRKVESIKQIAQEFSNEKKGTLSIATTHTQARYALPPVISNFIKQYPDVALHMHQGSPMQIAEMAADGTVDFAIATEALEQFSDLVMMPCYRWNRCIVVPQGHPLTKAPKLTLELLAEYPIVTYVFGFTGRSKLDEAFSHRGLVPKVVFTAADADVIKTYVRLNLGVGIVARMAIDEAVDSDLVVLDASDLFESSVTKIAFRRGTFLRGFMCDFIEKFAPHLTREVMAKAIQCHNKQEMEELFANVELPVH
- a CDS encoding phosphoadenylyl-sulfate reductase, which produces MSQPFDVAELATTYANKSAQDILKLAFEHFGDELWISFSGAEDVVLVDMAWKLNKNVKVFSLDTGRLHAETYRFIEQVREHYKIEIEIVSPDHSKLEPFVKEKGLFSFYRDGHGECCGIRKIEPLRRKLSGVSAWATGQRRDQSPGTRSAVAALEIDSAFSTAERTLYKFNPLAQMSSEEIWGYIRMLELPYNSLHERGFISIGCEPCTRPVLPNQHEREGRWWWEEATQKECGLHAGNLIVRD
- the thrH gene encoding bifunctional phosphoserine phosphatase/homoserine phosphotransferase ThrH; translated protein: MEIACLDLEGVLVPEIWIAFAEKTGIESLRATTRDIPDYDVLMKQRLRILDEHGLKLADIQEVIGTLKPLEGAVDFVNWLRERFQVVILSDTFYEFSQPLMRQLGFPTLLCHRLITDETDRVVSYQLRQKDPKRQSVLAFKSLYYRIIAAGDSYNDTTMLGEADAGILFHAPDNVIREFPQFPAVHTFDDLKKEFIKASNRDLML
- the pabB gene encoding aminodeoxychorismate synthase component I, with the translated sequence MPICSIHPLPYSADPIAFFARIREAPGAVLLDSGRPTAVRGRHDLLSAWPLQELSVADDEDGAAYLQRLRDSLKALGAAQLPDECELPFAGGLIGYLSYEFGRRLEPLPDQAIDDLQLPEARLGLYAWALISDHQEQTSQLIFHPSLAASERKRLIELFSVDIPEPHTEFRLSQPFQASISADNYRHAFERIQAYIQAGDCYQVNFAQRFQAQCVGDPWAAYCALRAACPTPFAGYLSLPGADAILSLSPERFVRVSARQVETRPIKGTRPRSADPAQDAAFAAELLASDKDRAENLMIVDLLRNDLGRSCRIGSVKVPELFSLESYPNVHHLVSSVTGELAAGNDALDLIGGSFPGGSITGAPKIRAMQIIDELEPTRRSLYCGSLMYLDVRGEMDSSIAIRSLLVKDGQISCWGGGGIVADSDCEAEYQETFTKVRVLLETLEAL